From Nicotiana tabacum cultivar K326 chromosome 22, ASM71507v2, whole genome shotgun sequence, one genomic window encodes:
- the LOC142176030 gene encoding uncharacterized protein LOC142176030 has protein sequence MEAFIKSYNVKVWRVIKKGDFPLLQSKQEKKPEGHVSTKTLDIDDYTDEHMAITQINSKEKNQLYNAINREDFEKISSCDTAKEMWDKLEVTYEGTSKVKETMINHLIRDYELFQMKEDESTEDMFG, from the coding sequence ATGGAAGCTTTTATCAAATCTTATAATGTCAAAGTTTGGCGAGTCATCAAGAAGGGTGACTTTCCTCTCCTACagtccaaacaagaaaagaaaccagaAGGACACGTATCTACTAAAACCCTTGATATTGATGACTATACTGATGAGCATATGGCAATCACGCAGATAAATTCAAAGGAAAAAAATCAATTATACAATGCTATAAACAGAGAAGATTTTGAAAAAATATCAAGTTGTGACACAGCCAAAGAAATGTGGGATAAACTTGAAGTTACCTACGAAGGTACCAGTAAAGTAAAAGAGACAATGATAAACCATTTGATTCGTGATTATGAGTTGTTTCAAATGAAGGAAGATGAATCCACTGAAGACATGTTTGGCTGA